The Lycium barbarum isolate Lr01 chromosome 4, ASM1917538v2, whole genome shotgun sequence nucleotide sequence tctttaacgaatcagagccccccaaaacgttaattttaagcacatcgagccaaaattaggtgtcaacagttagTACTCTCCGCTGCAATATCATTGTGAATTTCTTACTATTTTTATCTATATAAGATTATAttgttttttttgtgtgtgtattaTCTTAATTGCTAGTAATTTTAttataaattcaaaaaaaaaatcatattgcTTTAATTATTTGTATTATCTTTGTAATTTTATTCATTAACTTTTACTAATTTACGAATTAGTTTTGCTTACAAATTTCAGATAGTTTATGATGACCCGTTCTTCTACGAATGAGCTAGTCAATTACGATCCTGAAATTGAAAGATCTTTGCGATTTCGCAGGAAAGAACAAACATCTTCTCAAAACATAACTTGTGACAAAATGGAGCATCAAATAGGAGATAACATTAATCCTCGGGAGATCCCACCACCGGTCCATATAGAATATCAGTTTGATGAAGTGGCACCAAGACCAGCAAACAGAATCCTAAGGGATTATGCTAGACCAGACCACTTCAATTGTGAATCCAGTGTTAGGAAACCTCCAGTAGCAGCCAATAACTTTGAAATCAAGACAAGCCTgattcaaacaattcaacaatCTTGTACCTTCACTGGCGATCCAAGTGAAGATCCACACAGTCATTTAATCGATTTTCTGGAACTTGTTGAAACTGCTAAGCATAATGGAGTATCCCCTGAAGCAACAAAGTTAAGGCTATTTCCTTTTTCCTTAAAAGGAAATGCCAAGACTTGGTTGCGAAGTTTGCCTCAAGGGTCTATTACCACATGAGACCAAATGACtcataaatttttaaataaattTTTTTCCCCTGCTAAAACCACAAAGTTAAGACAAGATTTCTAATTTCTTGTAGACTGACACTGAGTCAGTTTATCAAGCTTGGGAAAGATTAAAAGAAATGTTAAGGAAATGTCCACATCATGATATTCCTGAACATATGCAACTGTATATCTTTTATCACAGGTTAAAACCTTCTTCTAGAAATGTGATAGATGCAGCTGCAGGAGGGTCCATAATGGGAAAAACCACAGAAGAAGCATTACAGATGATGAATGAAATCTCTGAAAATGCCATTCAATGGCCATCTGACCGTGTTATTATCAAGAAAACTGTTGTAGACCAAGCAGATGCCTTGAATACACTAACACAACAGATTGCTTCTTTGGCACAAAATTTTGAATCTTTTCATGTGAATACACAACAGTCAACCCAAGTTGAGGCTTCTGATATGTGTGGAGGAAACCATTTAAACCACGAATGTCAAGCAACCAACCAAAATGATGAGCAGGTTAATGCCCTTGGATACAAGCCATATTCCTTTGGCAGTCCATTGGCACAAAAACATCCAGGCTTTCAATGGAGCAATCCAAATGGTGCTGAAAACTCCCAAAGCTTCCAAAAGCAACAAGTACAGGGTCCACCTGGATACCAAAATCAAAATCGCGGACCATCGAATTTCAGACCATATCAACAAACAACTCCATATGAGCAAGGACCTCAACAAGTCTATCCAAATCTTGATGAACTGTTGTACAAGTATATTAAAACCACAGATGAAAAAATGGAAAGTCAAAATTAGGCTCTCAAAAATCTGGAAATTCAGTTAAGCCAACTGACGGCAGCTATTGTGTCGGGGAAAAATTCAAGGTCCTTTACCCAACAATACAGAGAAAAATCCAAAGGAACACCTTAAGGCCATCAACTTACGATCAAGTAAGAACCTTGATGACCTATATGCAGACAGACAAGAAAAGAATCAACCAGAACAACAGGTAGACAAGGGTAAGAATGATGAAGCATCCCCTGAACCATCcggagaaaaaaaatcaagaaagaacAAGAGAATATTGAAAAAATGACCCCTCTTCCTGTGACAATTCCTTTTCCacaaaaaatgaaaagagaaaaGCTTGATAGTCAATTTGCAAAAATTTTGGAGATTTTAAAACAGATCCACATCAATATTCCTTTCACTGATGCTTTATTACAAATGCCTACATATGCCAAATTCTTAAAAGAAATTTTGTCAAACAAAAGAAAATTAGAAGAAGTTTCTGTGGTAATGCTTACTGAAAAATGTAGTGCGATACTTCAAAATAAGCTACCTCAAAAGCTCGGTGACCCAAGTAGTTTTACAATTCCATGCACTTTGGGGGGAGTATATTTTGACAAGACACTTTGTGATTCTGGAGCTTCAATAAATTTGATGCCATTTTCTATCTTTAGAAAATTAAATCTTGGTGAAATAAAAGACACAAGTGTGTTGCTTCAATTTGCAGATCAAAGTACTAAGAAACCTAAGGGAATAATTGAAAATGTGCTTGTAAGAGTAGATAACTTTGTCTTCCTTGTAGATTTCATAGTACTTGAAATGGAGGAATGTCCTGATGAACCAATAATACTGGGTAGACCATTTCTTGCAACTAGTAGGGCAATCATAGATGTCTATCAAGGACAGTTAATTTTAAGAGTTGATGAAGAAAGAGTCATTTTTGATATGCAAAAGATATTAAGATATTCAGAAGATGAAACATCATCTTCGTGTTTTTCGATTGACATGATTAGTGATCTTGCAGATGAATTCAACAATGATCAATTAATTTCTGACTCAATGGAAAGATGCTTGGTCACATCAGGCACCGCACAGGATGATGATCTCACCATAAAAAAGGAAGATGAATTATTGGAAAAAGCTTCTGAAGATGATAAAGAAGAAATTCAACCAAAGATTGAACTTAAAACTCTCCCGTCTCATTTAAAATATGTTTATCTTGAGCAAGAATTATTTCCAGTAATTATTTCATCTTCTTTGACTGTAGAACAAGAAAACAGTTAGATTGCAGTGCTACGAGCACATAAAAGAGCTTTAGGATGGACTGTAGCAGATATCAAGGGGATCAGTCTAGCTATTTGCTCGCACAGAATTCTCATGGAGGATAGCTACAAACCAATAATCCAACCTCAAAGGAGATTGAACCCTGCAATGCAAGAAGTGGTGAAAAATGAGATAATAAAACTTCTAGTGGCAGGTATTATTTATCCCATTTCTGACAGTCCTTGGGTAAGTCCTGTTCAAGTAGTACCGAAAAAGGGAGGTATGACAGTcgtaaaaaatgaaaataatgaactcatACCTACAAGAACAGTTACAGGATGGAGAGTCTGTATTGATTACAGACGTCTCAATGATgccaccagaaaagatcattttcctttaccttttattgatcaaatgttgGAAAGAGTAGCAGGATATgcattttattgttttcttgatgGATATTCAGGTTATAACCAGATATCAATTGCACTAGAAGACCAGGATAAGACTACTTTCACATGTCCCTATGGAACATATGCCTACAGGAGAATGCCATTTGGTTTGTGCAATGCATCTGCCACATTTCAACGCTGCATGTCTGCAATTTTTTCAGACATGAATGAAAAGTTTTTGGAgatttttatggatgatttcacACTTTTTGGAAAAATATTTGAAGATTGTATCCATCACTTGACCTTAGTTCTTAAAAGATGCGTAGAGACAAATTTAATTCTTAACTGGGAAAAATGTCATTTTATGGTTACTGAGGGAATTGTTTTAGTTCATAAAATTACTGCTAAGGGGATAGAAGTTGATAAGGCAAAAATTGATCTTATAGCAGGATTACCCCCTCCCACGACTATTAAGGGCATTAGAAGttttctcggtcatgcaggttTTTACAGAAGATTCATAAAAGACTTTTCAAAACCTCTGACTAACCTCTTGATGAAGGATATTAAGTTTGATTTTTCAGGTGATTGTTTCCAGGCATTTGAAACTCTTAAAGAGAGATTATCAAATGCACCTGTAGTTGTATCCCTTGATTGGAACCTGCCTTTTGAGGtcatgtgtgatgctagtgataCAACTGTGGGAGCTGTTTTAGGACAGAGGAAGGATAAAAATTTTCCGGCCCATTTACTACGCCAGTAGAACATTGAATGAGGCTCAGTTGAATTATGCCACAACTGAAAAAGAATTACTGGCAGTGGTATTTGCATTTAATAAATTTCGTTCCTATTTGATAGGAACCAAGATCACTGTTTTTACTGACCATGCAGCTTTAAAATACCTCTTAGCAAAGAAATATGCCCGACCTAGATTGTTAAGATGGATTTTACTTCTTCAAGAGTTTGACCTTGAGATAAAGGATAAAAAAGGAACGGAGAATCAGGTGGCCGATCATTTGTCAAGATTAGAGAATCCCCCTCTTGAGTCTTTTGATATAAAAGAAGAGTTTCCCGATGAACATATTCTTTCTGTCAATTCAATAGTGACTCAACCACCCTGGTTTGCAGACATTGCAAATTACTTGGTTGGAAAATGGACGCCTAAGGATCTATCtaaccaacaaagaaaaaagcTTATATCTGATGCTAAATATTATTTGTGGGACGAACTGTACTTGTTTAAATTTTGTGCAGATAATATCATTAGAAGATGTGTACCCGAGGAAGAGATGAACCAAATATTATATCACTGCCATGGTGGAGCAATCCGAGGACATTATGCAGCCAATCGGACTGCTTTTAAAGTTTTGGAAGTGGGATTCTTCTAGCCAACACTTTTCAAGCATGCACGTGCATACGTCGCACAATGTGGCAAGTGTCAAAGAGCAGGTAATATCACCAAGAGAGACGAGATGCCTTTGCAATCAATACAGGTATGTGAAATATTTGATGTCTGGGGAATAGATTTTATGGGTCCTTTTCCCTCGTCTCATTCTTTTGAATATATCCTTGTGGCTTTGGATTATGTTTCAAGATGGGTTGAAGCCATCCCCACAAAGAAAAATGATGCTCGAACTGTGTGTGATTTTCtcagaaaaaatatttttaccaGATTCGGCACACCACGAGTCATCATTAGTGATCAAGGAACCCACTTCATGAATAAACAATTTTCAGCCTTGCTATCAAAATATGGCATGACACATAAAACAGGAACACCATATCATGCTCAAACCCAAGGGCAAGTTGAGGTTTCCAACCGCGAATTGAAAAGAATACTTGAAAAAACGGTAGGGATCTCAAGGAAGGAATGGTCTTTAAAATTAGATGATGCATTATGGGCATATCGAATGACGTTCAAAACGCCAATTGGTACAACCCCATACAGATTAtaataacgtccaaatccactcctcaaagagaaagtgtacacggtcgtatgcaatataatttacccaactatgagtcggggtcgatcgcacagggaacaatatactaggcgattcagaaagtaaggaactttcaccaactaagctaaagccaaacgatagataatattttggttttgtttgagaaaattataactaatgcggaaaggtaaactaacctagaaagcaagtaaaatgatcaatggccacaagcatagatacaagggaaattactctcaagtaacgagacaatgtattttacaattttacaactaagagcgggtctatgttaatagataatgatttctaaaatctcattgaaagtctctcaaccaaatcaatgaatttcactctaagctttctcaagccttagagtgtgatgttaaacgcaatcaattcaacctcaagttaactatcctatctctagctcaagttattagatgggtttaatgacccaaatcatagctatctaactcttttcctgactttcactttctttctcaagcaaagtaaaagtacttaggcacaaataatgtttgcaaccattaagagacatttaagcatgaagagttggTAGAAAAACATTaaccacttcattagaaataaaaatcattcaacatataagcataacaagagtgtcaaaccaaactttaatcaagaatattttcataaacaagattcaagtaatggattAGAAAGCTACACCcttagataatcaatacaaagcaaggaattgaagaaatgggtaaaagaatttctcattgggtgcctccaaatcttctcttccaaggtgttggtgatgaaccctagcctccaaacttgtgtgttgtgccaaagatgttCAAGAtatgccccctagtcttccttttgtagttccccaatttttccaagtccaaaaaatgacaaaatatgccccagattttcgtatttgcagttctgcccgttttttgcaaatctgtcccgtttttgtccaatttggcctctttttgactttattttcacttgatttcttccgatcacttctaaatcacataaacctataaaatggaagtaaacgacattaaatgcactattttctcaatcaaaacatagcaaaagtctaagattaaagaagaaataagttggtaaaataccaacttatcaaacccccaaacttaaactattgcttgtcctcaagcaaatcaaattataatttccttcaaaggactccattcaaaagtgcatCAACATCATACCAAGTAAAAATtggtctactttaagcacaaacacatgactttgattggtaccaacaattaatccaagACATATGAttcaccaacttcttctcaaacacttcattttcatttcaagtgctcaaacatcaagttaatcaaagtagcaatcaagtcatgatactaaagcttcaaaatttgcctccttatcacaaaacaactttcttttgttcatttctcttaattggaaaatggaacaaattcacaacttaaattctcatgtgccctcacaatcaagagagaatcccaagcTCACAAAATGCAATtaaaaacacaaatgggatattaaatggaaagaattaactctcttctctcacaaagatgttcaaatgcacaagtagtaccataagcttgcccttcatgtatttctccactaatgtagacacacttggttcaaaatcaattaggacttaaagggttgtaatgtaggcttttggttaaggtagggcacAATTTGGAAACccccctaagcactacaattttcaacaatcaaagcacacttcctttaaaacttttccaccattttcttcatcttttcatttcaccacctagtcttcccattattcacaactctttattcttccttcatttttttttctatttttttttcaccTTTCAAGCAACTTCCACATCACACTTtaccaaccatcacccccaaacttaggcttttagcctatgtttAAACTTTCAAAACACTTAGGGAGGTAGGATGCCAAAAGATAGGTCAATGAAGAACAAAGgggtaaagcttgtaacatggttgccaaagaaaaggttaaagactcaaaaggggttgactaggggaaatatgcaagggtaggaaattAAGGGCACAAAAAAACGATACAAGGAAGGCCTAATATCATTTTCCAAACCAAGTTAATCTAGGATTTCTCCTTAAAACACATTCCGGACAAGTTCTGGACCACAAGttatgcaaaagaactcacaaataaacctcaccacacatggcacatgaaaacctAAGtaaaatatgtatccaaaacccaattgaaacaaatgaactcaaaaagttgCTTCTAGTCTAAAGAGACTATTTAGTGAACAAAAGAGCCAAACATtgagtctaaaagtcacaacacgaatccttacttcaatcattttatttttcaaaattcaagaattcatatgccaaggtttaaatatgttggtaccaagtaagccaaaagttagtcaagtggcaaaaaaaaaaaaaaaatcacatcccaacaccatttttactcctaaactacctaactaagaacggaaataaaataattaaagtgaCTAATAcacaacatgccaaaagaatgacattttcaaaaatttgagcaagttccatttgtaacaacgtctatccacagccacaccgacagtcacaaaacaagcccgacaagggcacaaataaagcataaccaaaatataatgtgctagctaCCACATGTCaccccaactacaaacattgaagtgtcctcactgcacataatcaaaacaaaacataaaatagtaaagaaaagattttttttttttttactctctgtcacgacctgcgagtcgcaggtgatgtcacatggatttttatttttttttgttctctgtcatgacctgcgactcgcaggtcagacCTACGATTCGCAGGTTATGACAGCTGAAAAAAAAATtagcagcttttactggtttgggGGCTGTCTGGAAATCTGATATGCTCAAA carries:
- the LOC132637069 gene encoding uncharacterized protein LOC132637069 yields the protein MTPLPVTIPFPQKMKREKLDSQFAKILEILKQIHINIPFTDALLQMPTYAKFLKEILSNKRKLEEVSVVMLTEKCSAILQNKLPQKLGDPSSFTIPCTLGGVYFDKTLCDSGASINLMPFSIFRKLNLGEIKDTSVLLQFADQSTKKPKGIIENVLVRVDNFVFLVDFIVLEMEECPDEPIILGRPFLATSRAIIDVYQGQLILRVDEERVIFDMQKILRYSEDETSSSCFSIDMISDLADEFNNDQLISDSMERCLVTSGTAQDDDLTIKKEDELLEKASEDDKEEIQPKIELKTLPSHLKYVYLEQELFPVIISSSLTVEQENS